From a region of the Roseivirga sp. 4D4 genome:
- a CDS encoding lysophospholipid acyltransferase family protein, whose product MTQILYYLIIKPISLLPWRVLYMLSDFLYLIVYKLFGYRIKVVNQNLENSFPQKTANEIKKIRNDFYRHFCDITVESLKIFSISEEDAKKRFVVTNPEILQPYFDAGRSVIIAGGHYNNWEMLAVGIDSYIPHQSVAIYHRLGNKFMNQKALNSRGKYGLKMVSRQEVKEYFKKTTDLTATIFGADQSPSIAKKVYWMEFLNQETAVMFGVEKFAKEKNSPVIFGGIEKVKRGFYEFTIDVLIEDPSKAEHGEITEAHTKRLEQQIINDPQYWLWTHKRWKRKRKPGEE is encoded by the coding sequence ATGACACAGATTCTCTACTACCTTATTATTAAGCCTATTTCGCTCCTACCCTGGCGGGTTTTGTATATGCTGTCGGACTTTCTATATCTGATTGTTTACAAGCTATTTGGGTATCGTATCAAGGTGGTGAATCAAAATTTAGAAAATTCATTTCCACAGAAAACGGCCAATGAGATCAAAAAAATTCGAAATGATTTCTATCGACATTTTTGTGATATCACAGTTGAAAGCCTCAAAATCTTTAGCATTAGTGAAGAAGATGCGAAAAAGCGATTTGTGGTGACCAACCCTGAAATCCTTCAGCCTTATTTCGATGCTGGTCGCAGTGTAATCATTGCCGGTGGCCACTATAATAACTGGGAGATGCTGGCAGTGGGAATAGATAGCTATATACCACATCAATCCGTTGCGATTTATCATAGGCTTGGCAATAAGTTTATGAACCAAAAAGCATTGAACTCGAGAGGGAAGTACGGCCTCAAAATGGTTTCACGGCAAGAAGTGAAGGAGTACTTTAAAAAAACCACCGACCTGACTGCCACAATTTTCGGTGCCGATCAATCCCCAAGCATTGCCAAGAAGGTCTATTGGATGGAGTTTTTGAACCAAGAAACTGCCGTTATGTTTGGAGTGGAAAAATTCGCAAAAGAGAAAAACTCGCCTGTCATTTTTGGGGGAATTGAAAAAGTAAAAAGAGGCTTCTATGAATTCACGATTGATGTGCTAATAGAAGATCCGAGCAAAGCCGAACATGGCGAAATCACAGAGGCCCACACCAAAAGGCTGGAGCAGCAAATCATTAACGATCCTCAATATTGGCTTTGGACGCACAAGCGCTGGAAGCGCAAAAGGAAACCAGGAGAAGAGTAG
- a CDS encoding RHS repeat domain-containing protein, whose product MRNLVLTFVALLVANFSFAQEVPNVIPPSPEAASLLSFGNTGVNFYTGQPSFSVPIHTVSVRGFQFPVSLSYSSFQGINIEAVAPWVGIGWSLNATGTVSRTIRGLADDMDGEGYTELNDFDIFDTTIPSNTLAKYGKNELDGEPDKFTYSVNGLSGSFFLDRDGNIISKTKTNDSISYNSTPGGLIDYFTIIDKNGITYLFEEKERTISIGLGQPTANSLSPVTSWYLTSVLDPSGNELMNLSYYEMCDNCSYGSYRFCSNCTLSTPTYTTLSPRLETEGTIPFNPNSDLTYTRNYVTAKRIKQITYPGGFINFQISANTRLDYTNDKYLDYIDISDGDSSRIKRFDLSYSYFDANDPDGEVPINSSPSSLLFLGGQEIGDFERRLKLDQVQELDGGLVNSLPPYQFQYNMDYKLPDRYSFAKDHWGFYNGQDQNTSPEPNYLIKVFDVSYNELYYEFGTANREAYADYTKAGVLEKVTYPTGGHTTFEFEGNTAVSDELDNPWTPVAPIDVPVNGTDVYFNTTLVNQVFTPLSISGVVSPQGSGCTITGAVYKTGDPAPLETFTMLPESGANTHSAYLVGVVKESGSYYIKLNFQTNCTTYQPNDKLQLRFSNETALVNKPVGGLRVKSITDHDGVSSTNDITRNFYYNTSGETGNSTGRIVNAPNYAFQRADAGGPGAPDVVPFGIMRIMRSQYPLMTTNGSYVGYGKVTVMTHEGEETGKSTYEFTTAERYPDFYDGYYRDSLSGEAFFDLGVAGVHEVYPFPPRDERDFLRGLLKKQTDYRWAGTHYEKVRSTENQYAMTFGLPGFENIDFPEGMNVQLDYQIGDSHTLPYVNQTWQYAKGIASKNYYDTDPTVPTRVELKYYNIYAGRVDLEKTTTRQYALGDTTQYIETISHNYWDDLADEYFNVSRTQTVDSKGDTLESRSTFVYDNPTWLNATVKAALEDKNMLNTVLEQESYEAGVKLSTLRNGYSTSVSTYMPSEVSTAKGANALETRVRYHKYDVYGNPIEVSQEDGMHITYIWGYNNTLPVAKIDNATYTDVVLALGSTPDLGDGGLSPTQEQSLRNMSDAFVTTIDYHWGIGIKSQTDPNGLTTTYEYDSFGRLKWVKDPDGNIINAYKYNYKGQ is encoded by the coding sequence ATGAGAAATTTAGTATTGACATTTGTCGCATTGCTTGTTGCGAACTTCTCATTCGCACAAGAAGTTCCTAATGTAATTCCTCCTTCACCAGAAGCAGCCTCTTTGTTGAGCTTCGGTAATACAGGGGTGAATTTTTATACCGGTCAACCCAGCTTTTCGGTACCCATTCACACCGTATCAGTTCGAGGCTTCCAATTTCCTGTAAGTCTCAGTTATAGTAGTTTTCAAGGGATCAATATTGAAGCAGTTGCTCCTTGGGTAGGAATTGGTTGGAGTCTTAATGCTACAGGAACCGTTTCCAGAACGATTAGAGGACTAGCCGATGACATGGATGGGGAAGGTTACACAGAACTAAATGATTTTGACATTTTTGATACTACAATTCCAAGTAATACCCTAGCCAAGTATGGAAAGAATGAATTGGATGGGGAGCCTGACAAATTCACTTATAGTGTTAATGGATTAAGTGGTTCTTTCTTTTTGGATCGTGATGGAAATATCATTAGTAAGACAAAAACAAATGATAGTATATCTTATAACTCAACTCCAGGAGGCTTAATCGACTATTTCACCATTATAGATAAAAACGGTATCACTTATCTCTTTGAAGAAAAGGAACGAACCATTTCTATAGGCCTGGGACAGCCTACTGCGAACTCACTAAGCCCTGTTACCTCATGGTATTTAACCTCAGTATTGGACCCTTCTGGCAATGAATTAATGAATCTCAGTTACTACGAAATGTGTGATAACTGTAGTTATGGATCTTATCGTTTTTGCTCGAATTGTACACTGAGTACACCGACATATACCACCTTATCTCCAAGATTAGAGACCGAGGGCACAATTCCTTTTAATCCCAATAGTGATTTGACCTATACCCGCAATTATGTTACGGCCAAAAGAATAAAGCAAATAACCTACCCGGGCGGATTCATAAATTTTCAGATTTCTGCTAATACCAGACTTGATTACACCAATGACAAATACCTCGATTATATTGATATTTCAGATGGTGATAGTAGTCGAATCAAGAGGTTCGATTTGTCCTACAGCTACTTTGACGCCAATGATCCAGATGGTGAGGTGCCGATTAATTCATCTCCGTCTAGCCTTTTATTCTTAGGAGGCCAGGAGATTGGTGATTTTGAACGAAGATTAAAATTAGATCAAGTACAGGAACTGGATGGTGGCTTGGTGAACAGCCTTCCGCCCTACCAATTCCAGTATAATATGGATTATAAGCTTCCGGATCGCTATAGTTTTGCCAAGGACCATTGGGGTTTTTATAATGGTCAAGATCAGAATACTTCTCCAGAACCAAATTATTTAATAAAGGTATTTGATGTTTCCTACAACGAGTTATACTACGAATTTGGAACGGCTAATAGAGAAGCGTATGCTGACTACACCAAGGCTGGCGTTTTAGAGAAGGTTACCTATCCTACAGGTGGCCATACTACTTTTGAGTTTGAGGGGAATACAGCGGTTTCAGATGAATTAGACAACCCATGGACTCCAGTTGCACCCATAGACGTTCCAGTAAATGGCACCGATGTCTACTTCAACACTACATTGGTCAATCAAGTATTTACTCCTCTAAGTATTAGTGGAGTGGTATCACCCCAAGGAAGTGGTTGCACGATTACCGGTGCAGTGTATAAAACCGGGGACCCAGCACCGCTGGAGACGTTCACCATGCTACCTGAATCTGGAGCTAATACGCACTCTGCATATTTAGTTGGGGTTGTCAAAGAATCGGGTTCTTATTACATCAAGCTCAATTTTCAAACGAATTGCACCACTTATCAGCCGAATGATAAGCTTCAGCTGAGATTTTCAAATGAAACTGCTTTGGTTAATAAACCTGTGGGCGGCTTAAGAGTCAAGTCCATAACGGACCATGATGGTGTTTCCAGCACCAATGACATTACAAGAAATTTCTATTACAATACTTCGGGAGAAACTGGCAACAGCACTGGTAGAATTGTAAATGCGCCAAATTATGCCTTTCAACGGGCCGATGCTGGTGGTCCTGGAGCTCCAGATGTTGTGCCGTTTGGCATTATGCGCATAATGAGGTCTCAATACCCTCTAATGACCACTAATGGCTCATATGTCGGCTACGGGAAAGTCACAGTAATGACCCATGAGGGTGAGGAAACAGGTAAGAGCACTTATGAATTTACCACCGCAGAAAGGTATCCAGATTTTTATGACGGATATTATCGCGACTCCCTATCAGGTGAGGCCTTTTTCGACTTGGGTGTGGCAGGAGTACATGAAGTATATCCTTTTCCGCCTAGAGATGAAAGGGACTTCCTAAGGGGTCTTTTAAAGAAACAAACAGATTATCGTTGGGCTGGAACCCATTATGAAAAAGTACGAAGTACTGAGAATCAATATGCTATGACTTTCGGTCTACCGGGATTTGAAAACATCGATTTCCCTGAGGGCATGAATGTACAGTTAGACTATCAAATAGGTGATTCTCATACCTTGCCATATGTCAACCAGACCTGGCAGTATGCTAAAGGAATTGCCTCCAAAAATTACTATGATACCGACCCTACAGTACCGACCCGGGTTGAACTCAAATACTACAATATCTATGCAGGCAGAGTAGACTTAGAAAAAACAACCACACGGCAGTATGCCTTAGGTGATACAACACAATACATTGAAACAATCAGCCATAATTATTGGGACGATCTGGCGGATGAGTACTTCAACGTCTCTAGGACTCAAACTGTGGATAGTAAGGGCGATACGCTAGAATCCCGAAGCACTTTTGTCTACGACAATCCTACCTGGCTGAACGCTACAGTCAAAGCTGCCTTAGAGGATAAGAACATGCTGAACACTGTACTTGAGCAGGAATCCTATGAGGCGGGGGTTAAACTAAGCACTTTAAGAAACGGCTACAGCACATCGGTCAGCACTTATATGCCTTCAGAAGTGAGTACGGCCAAGGGAGCAAATGCACTGGAGACAAGGGTAAGATATCATAAGTATGATGTCTATGGCAATCCAATAGAGGTATCTCAGGAAGATGGAATGCATATCACCTATATCTGGGGCTACAACAATACGCTTCCTGTTGCAAAAATTGATAATGCCACTTACACAGACGTAGTACTGGCACTTGGGTCTACACCAGATTTAGGTGATGGTGGGCTTTCTCCTACTCAGGAGCAATCGCTTCGCAATATGTCGGATGCCTTTGTCACCACAATCGATTACCATTGGGGAATTGGCATCAAATCACAAACCGATCCAAATGGATTAACAACCACCTATGAGTACGACTCCTTCGGTCGACTGAAGTGGGTAAAAGATCCCGATGGAAATATCATTAATGCATACAAATACAACTATAAAGGACAATAA
- a CDS encoding TetR/AcrR family transcriptional regulator, with protein MNTREKLVSTTSKLIRKKGYFGTGINEILKSVEVPKGSLYHHFPEGKDQLIQEAIMYGGEAMMMKYGEALRGKDATDGLSAMIDVMVDELRNSDFEDACPIAAVALAAGNIDEKIRKACDIVFKGWQSNLSGYLERRGITNAEEKANELYAMFEGGYVLSKAHKDLNYLEMQKKFIKVVLEA; from the coding sequence GTGAATACCAGAGAAAAACTCGTTTCTACCACCTCTAAACTCATTCGAAAGAAGGGGTATTTCGGAACTGGTATCAACGAGATTTTAAAATCGGTTGAAGTACCAAAAGGCAGTCTCTATCATCACTTTCCTGAAGGGAAAGATCAGTTGATTCAAGAAGCCATTATGTATGGCGGTGAAGCTATGATGATGAAGTACGGGGAAGCCTTGAGGGGTAAGGATGCTACTGATGGATTAAGTGCTATGATCGATGTAATGGTCGATGAGCTCAGAAACTCTGATTTTGAGGATGCTTGCCCCATTGCGGCTGTTGCATTGGCGGCTGGAAACATTGATGAGAAGATTCGAAAAGCTTGTGATATAGTATTCAAAGGTTGGCAAAGTAATCTTTCTGGCTACTTGGAGCGAAGAGGGATTACCAATGCTGAGGAAAAGGCCAATGAACTTTATGCAATGTTCGAAGGTGGCTATGTGCTGAGTAAGGCGCACAAAGATTTGAACTACTTAGAAATGCAGAAGAAGTTTATCAAAGTAGTACTAGAGGCTTAA
- a CDS encoding acyl-CoA thioesterase: MTKLNKTPLGQRTIRFQDCDPYGHLNNAKYIDYMINVREDHLMNEYGLNVFAMAQIDKRSWLVGHNEIAYLKPANVMEEVVIQTALIDYTDKYVKAEMVMMNKAKSHVKAVLWTKFYHFDFKSGQGVEHHDELLGLFDNLRVEIDQENVEQRARFLARELKGSVPVQ, encoded by the coding sequence ATGACAAAACTCAATAAAACACCCTTAGGTCAAAGGACGATTAGATTTCAGGATTGCGATCCTTATGGCCACTTGAACAATGCGAAGTACATCGATTACATGATCAATGTGCGAGAAGATCATTTGATGAATGAGTATGGTCTGAATGTCTTTGCTATGGCACAGATTGACAAGAGATCATGGCTCGTGGGCCATAATGAGATCGCTTATCTAAAACCAGCCAATGTCATGGAAGAAGTGGTAATTCAAACTGCCTTGATTGACTATACAGATAAATATGTAAAAGCTGAAATGGTAATGATGAATAAAGCGAAGTCGCATGTTAAAGCTGTGCTTTGGACAAAGTTCTATCACTTTGACTTTAAGTCAGGTCAGGGAGTCGAGCATCATGATGAGCTGTTAGGCTTATTCGATAATCTAAGAGTCGAAATAGATCAGGAGAACGTAGAGCAAAGAGCAAGATTTTTGGCACGTGAACTCAAAGGCTCAGTGCCTGTACAGTAA
- a CDS encoding GIY-YIG nuclease family protein — MVEFYVYIIYSESRNRYYVGSCDNLTNRLADHNAGRSKYTKSGKPWVLRYSEIYSSRGEARKREAEIKKKKSRRYIEYLVNSAG, encoded by the coding sequence ATGGTTGAGTTTTATGTCTATATCATCTATTCTGAATCTCGTAATCGATATTATGTCGGGAGTTGTGACAACCTGACTAATCGTTTGGCAGACCATAATGCTGGTCGATCTAAATATACCAAGAGTGGTAAGCCGTGGGTTTTGAGGTACTCAGAAATCTATTCTTCCCGTGGTGAGGCAAGAAAGCGTGAGGCTGAGATTAAAAAGAAGAAATCAAGAAGGTATATAGAATACCTAGTTAACTCGGCTGGCTAG
- a CDS encoding C40 family peptidase: MFKLPKSAVLSFLVLLIVLFGCAGNTAKTKKIDLVVQTARSYTGTPYKFGGTTRVGIDCSALILHAYRSVNIKMPRVSQDQAKSGVKVKLKELKPGDLVFFATGKSKRKVTHAGIVTAVRGRGDIRFIHSSTSLGVTESNLYSPYYMKRFLRARRIL, from the coding sequence TTGTTCAAATTACCTAAAAGTGCTGTCCTTTCTTTTCTAGTCTTGCTTATTGTTCTTTTCGGCTGCGCGGGCAATACGGCTAAGACCAAGAAGATCGACTTAGTGGTTCAGACCGCAAGGTCTTATACTGGGACTCCTTACAAGTTTGGGGGAACAACACGGGTTGGAATTGACTGTTCAGCGCTTATTCTTCATGCCTATCGCAGTGTAAACATCAAAATGCCTCGGGTATCTCAAGATCAGGCTAAAAGCGGAGTCAAGGTAAAACTGAAAGAATTGAAGCCGGGAGACCTTGTCTTTTTCGCTACTGGCAAGAGCAAAAGAAAAGTGACGCATGCAGGGATCGTAACCGCAGTGAGAGGAAGAGGAGATATCCGATTTATACATTCCTCTACTTCATTAGGTGTTACGGAAAGCAATCTATATTCTCCCTATTATATGAAGCGTTTTCTTAGGGCAAGAAGAATCCTTTGA
- a CDS encoding GIN domain-containing protein — translation MKNFKSYLTLLLLAITCQLSNAQIKGNGQFEMRAFDMKDIKTIVFNVTVDAEIDLSIQDELFVRVDGNLFDHMIIKKKGNTLRIDQKDWIQPQANIKVIFGAQGLQKLKNTAWGNIKLINVDQEAFEAQMNVGSLQMEGKVKNLTVSTNAGKVDLSKLQVEKADASIEANGRIILNANQIEYNGDGFGQLVYLGSPELKGKSSDQDFNITTYDNYQKQALVEVEYVEVKIKNNTGRKRNIRLLGPIESPFGYGAPIRAKAVKNETLPVGTRIYQENPIGKDKLLLTITKDNAGETLKLFKQ, via the coding sequence ATGAAAAATTTTAAATCATACTTAACCCTATTATTACTGGCCATCACGTGTCAGTTATCAAATGCCCAGATCAAAGGAAATGGTCAATTCGAGATGAGAGCATTTGACATGAAAGACATCAAGACGATTGTATTTAATGTTACAGTAGATGCCGAAATAGATCTATCCATTCAGGATGAGCTTTTTGTTCGTGTCGATGGAAATCTTTTTGATCATATGATCATCAAAAAGAAAGGAAATACCTTAAGAATAGATCAGAAGGACTGGATTCAGCCTCAAGCCAATATCAAAGTAATATTCGGAGCCCAGGGGCTTCAAAAACTCAAAAACACCGCTTGGGGCAATATCAAATTGATTAATGTTGATCAAGAAGCCTTCGAAGCACAGATGAACGTAGGGTCATTGCAGATGGAAGGTAAAGTGAAGAACTTAACGGTGTCTACCAACGCTGGAAAAGTAGACTTGAGCAAACTTCAAGTTGAGAAAGCCGATGCATCCATTGAGGCCAATGGAAGAATCATTCTTAATGCAAATCAAATCGAATATAATGGAGATGGCTTTGGACAATTAGTCTATCTGGGTAGCCCTGAGTTGAAAGGGAAGTCTTCAGACCAAGATTTCAACATAACGACTTATGACAATTACCAAAAGCAAGCTTTGGTTGAAGTTGAATATGTAGAGGTAAAGATCAAAAACAATACTGGTCGAAAAAGAAACATAAGGCTCCTTGGTCCGATAGAAAGTCCCTTTGGTTATGGTGCACCGATACGAGCAAAAGCAGTCAAGAATGAAACACTGCCTGTGGGAACCAGAATTTATCAAGAGAATCCGATAGGAAAAGACAAACTCCTCTTGACCATCACTAAAGATAATGCGGGCGAAACCCTAAAACTCTTCAAACAATAG
- the dnaK gene encoding molecular chaperone DnaK, with product MGKIIGIDLGTTNSCVAVMEGNEPVVIPNSEGRRTTPSIVAFLDNGNGERKVGDPAKRQAITNPKNTISSVKRFMGKKHSNVSEELRGIAYEVEKGNNDTVRVKIGDRNYTPQELSAMILQKMKSTAEDYLGTEVTEAVVTVPAYFNDAERQATKEAGQIAGLEVKRIINEPTAAALAYGLDKKDTDQKIAVYDLGGGTFDISILELGDGVFEVKSTNGDVHLGGDDFDQVIIDWLAEEFLSDESIDLRKDPMALQRLKEAAEKAKIELSSSASTEINLPYIMPVDGVPKHLVRSLSRAKFESLAENLVKRSMEPVKKAMSDAGYSTSDIDEVILVGGSTRIPKIQEEVEKFFGKKPSKGVNPDEVVAIGAAIQGGVLTGEVKDVLLLDVTPLSLGIETMGGVFTKLIESNTTIPAKKSEVFSTAADNQPSVEIHVLQGERPMAKDNRTIGRFHLSDIPPAQRGVPQIEVTFDIDANGIMNVSAKDKGTGKEQNIRIEASSGLTDEEIDKMKQEAEANAEADKKEKEKIDKLNTADGLIFQTEKQLKDYGDKLSDENKKPIEEALANLKTAHQNQDVDSIDAGLEALNKAWEAASQEMYAAQQAEAGAQPGADAGAGAADAGAAEGSADDVSDVEYEEVK from the coding sequence ATGGGAAAAATTATTGGAATTGACTTAGGTACTACCAACTCGTGTGTAGCGGTAATGGAGGGTAATGAGCCAGTTGTGATTCCTAACAGTGAAGGAAGAAGAACTACTCCTTCCATCGTTGCTTTTTTAGATAATGGCAACGGGGAAAGAAAAGTAGGTGATCCAGCAAAAAGACAAGCGATCACCAACCCGAAGAATACCATTAGCTCCGTGAAGCGATTTATGGGAAAGAAACATAGTAATGTTTCGGAAGAGCTTAGAGGTATTGCTTACGAGGTAGAAAAAGGAAACAATGACACCGTAAGAGTAAAAATCGGTGACAGAAACTATACACCTCAGGAGCTTTCAGCAATGATACTTCAGAAAATGAAGTCTACGGCTGAAGATTACTTGGGCACAGAAGTGACGGAGGCAGTAGTGACTGTTCCTGCTTACTTTAACGATGCAGAAAGACAAGCAACGAAAGAAGCGGGTCAGATTGCAGGCCTAGAGGTAAAAAGAATTATCAATGAGCCTACAGCGGCAGCTTTGGCTTATGGATTGGATAAAAAAGATACAGATCAGAAAATCGCTGTTTACGATTTAGGTGGAGGTACATTTGATATCTCAATCTTAGAATTAGGTGACGGTGTTTTCGAAGTAAAATCTACTAATGGTGATGTTCACCTAGGTGGAGATGACTTTGACCAAGTGATTATTGATTGGTTGGCGGAAGAGTTCTTAAGCGATGAAAGCATCGACCTAAGAAAAGACCCAATGGCTTTGCAGCGTTTGAAAGAAGCTGCTGAAAAAGCTAAGATTGAATTGTCTTCTTCTGCTTCTACTGAGATTAACCTGCCTTATATTATGCCGGTTGATGGTGTGCCAAAGCACTTAGTAAGATCCCTTTCAAGAGCAAAATTTGAGTCACTTGCCGAAAACTTGGTGAAGCGTTCAATGGAGCCAGTGAAAAAGGCAATGAGCGATGCAGGTTACAGTACTTCTGATATTGACGAAGTAATCTTGGTGGGTGGTTCTACAAGAATTCCTAAAATCCAGGAAGAAGTAGAGAAGTTCTTCGGTAAGAAGCCATCTAAAGGTGTGAATCCTGATGAAGTTGTAGCTATTGGTGCAGCGATCCAGGGTGGTGTGTTAACGGGTGAAGTGAAAGACGTATTGCTACTAGATGTAACTCCTCTTTCTCTGGGTATTGAAACAATGGGTGGTGTATTCACTAAGCTTATTGAGTCTAATACCACTATTCCAGCTAAGAAGTCGGAAGTATTCTCTACAGCTGCGGATAATCAGCCTTCAGTAGAAATTCATGTACTACAAGGTGAGCGTCCAATGGCGAAGGATAACAGAACTATCGGTCGTTTCCACTTGAGTGATATTCCACCAGCACAGCGAGGTGTACCTCAAATTGAGGTGACTTTCGATATCGATGCAAATGGTATCATGAATGTGTCTGCTAAAGATAAAGGCACTGGAAAAGAGCAAAATATCAGAATTGAGGCTTCTTCTGGACTGACAGATGAGGAAATCGATAAGATGAAGCAGGAAGCTGAAGCAAATGCTGAAGCAGATAAGAAGGAGAAAGAGAAAATCGATAAACTCAATACGGCTGATGGTTTGATCTTCCAAACTGAGAAGCAACTGAAAGATTACGGTGATAAACTGTCTGATGAGAACAAGAAGCCAATCGAAGAAGCTTTAGCCAATCTGAAGACGGCTCACCAAAACCAGGATGTTGATTCTATTGATGCTGGCCTTGAAGCCCTGAACAAAGCATGGGAAGCTGCATCTCAAGAGATGTACGCTGCACAGCAAGCTGAAGCAGGAGCACAGCCAGGTGCTGATGCAGGAGCAGGTGCCGCTGATGCGGGAGCTGCAGAAGGTTCAGCTGATGATGTATCAGACGTAGAGTATGAGGAAGTGAAATAG
- a CDS encoding CAP domain-containing protein → MKKVLVLILFAFAFNTLSFGQRKWKDEYYQTLNDDNFRDFKLFNKSLDLKNIDYKVLNAAVFFVTNEARIEQGLGILTYQPNLEIMAWNHSISMAKKDFFDHINKKERKRKSPINRAKLAGVKNPRIGENISAVGGRSFGNYLQLADHLVQGWIDSPPHRKTLYSKNALQLGCGVYYFDGLWQKNRDVYKQGNGFWLATQNFQMFTKVESGTSKDKGPK, encoded by the coding sequence ATGAAAAAGGTCTTAGTACTGATCTTGTTTGCCTTTGCCTTCAACACTTTATCCTTTGGCCAAAGGAAGTGGAAGGATGAGTACTATCAGACTCTAAATGATGACAACTTTCGAGATTTTAAACTCTTTAATAAGTCACTTGACTTAAAAAACATCGACTATAAAGTATTGAATGCAGCAGTCTTCTTTGTCACCAATGAAGCCAGAATAGAACAAGGCCTTGGTATACTGACCTATCAACCCAATCTGGAAATCATGGCCTGGAATCACTCGATTAGCATGGCAAAGAAGGATTTCTTTGATCATATCAATAAAAAAGAAAGAAAACGCAAGAGCCCAATCAACAGGGCAAAATTGGCAGGGGTTAAAAACCCGAGAATTGGTGAGAATATTTCTGCAGTTGGTGGCCGATCGTTCGGAAACTACTTACAATTGGCCGATCATTTGGTACAGGGGTGGATAGATTCCCCACCACATCGGAAAACACTTTATTCTAAAAATGCCTTGCAACTTGGCTGTGGTGTCTACTATTTTGATGGTCTTTGGCAAAAAAATAGAGACGTTTACAAACAAGGGAACGGTTTTTGGTTAGCTACTCAAAACTTTCAGATGTTTACAAAAGTTGAAAGTGGAACGTCAAAGGATAAGGGACCAAAATAG
- a CDS encoding lysophospholipid acyltransferase family protein yields MFFLYYLVLKPISLLPWPLAYGVSDFLYLLLYKVFRYRVAVVDQNIRNSFPDYTDKQVKELRRKALKNFFDVMIEGFKLFSMSNEELHRRMVATNPEIVDKYLEENRSVIITGGHYNNWEFIANGINPWMKHQTCGIYHQFKNKFVERKMLQKRGRTGMLLISRKQVKEGFFDTYDKPLATFFATDQSPTIAKKVYWTTFLNQETAVAFGAEKFARSQNAAVFYAYNDRVKKGHYQMTFKLLCDNPNDMPMGAITEAHVRTLEEVIIDKPEFWLWTHKRWKRKRKPGE; encoded by the coding sequence TTGTTCTTTTTATACTATTTGGTTTTAAAACCAATCTCGTTACTACCATGGCCCCTTGCTTATGGGGTTTCTGATTTTTTATACCTGCTGCTCTACAAAGTCTTTCGATACAGAGTTGCAGTAGTCGACCAAAACATTCGAAACTCATTTCCTGATTACACCGATAAGCAGGTAAAGGAGCTGCGCAGAAAAGCACTCAAAAACTTCTTTGACGTTATGATCGAAGGCTTCAAGCTCTTTAGCATGAGTAACGAAGAGCTGCATAGAAGGATGGTGGCTACTAATCCAGAAATTGTAGATAAGTATCTTGAAGAGAACAGAAGTGTGATCATCACGGGTGGCCACTACAACAATTGGGAGTTCATTGCCAATGGCATTAACCCGTGGATGAAACACCAAACTTGCGGAATCTATCATCAGTTCAAGAATAAATTCGTAGAACGAAAAATGCTTCAAAAAAGGGGACGGACTGGCATGCTGCTCATTTCTAGAAAACAGGTCAAAGAGGGCTTCTTTGATACCTATGATAAACCCTTAGCTACATTTTTCGCAACAGACCAATCGCCTACAATTGCCAAAAAAGTTTACTGGACTACATTCCTCAATCAAGAAACAGCCGTAGCCTTTGGTGCCGAAAAGTTTGCAAGGTCTCAAAATGCGGCCGTCTTCTATGCTTATAACGACAGAGTGAAAAAAGGACATTATCAAATGACCTTCAAGTTGCTATGCGACAACCCTAATGATATGCCAATGGGGGCGATCACCGAAGCTCATGTCAGAACACTCGAAGAGGTAATCATAGACAAACCAGAGTTTTGGCTTTGGACCCACAAACGCTGGAAGAGGAAAAGAAAGCCAGGAGAATAG